TCAAAAACACATCCTGTACCCTACTTGTCATGGTGATCACAAGCGTATTCTAAGTACACAGAAAGTCGATTGACTTTATTTTAGATCTGTTTATAAAATTCTGAGAATGCGTCaacatttgagttttatttcaCACATTTCTCTGTGGTCGCAAAAGTTCTTTTTCTGTGAAATTTGCGTTTATTTTATCCCGAGATTGTCTGTTCGAACAGTATCTGGAAAGAACCAAAGTGACCAAAGCGCTCTACATGTCAATCCAATGCCTTTGTTTAGTTGAAGCGAGTCGCAAAATAAAACTCTTAAATTATGACAAAGAATTTCGTCGACAGTTTAATTACACAGAATTTTTTCTTGTTGAAATTTGTCGCTCTTCGGTAATATTTAGTTACTCTGTAAATctttggtgaaaaagaaatccgACTCCAGATGGAACAACTCTTTTCAAAACAATGAGCACGGTAAAcacgacaaaataaaaatgaaacattacCACTAAAATGTACTCTTATAGACTGAACGTTCACGGCACACAGTATACATTGTccatatatgtaaaaaataaaaataaagtgtcgtatttaaaattaaaaaatctaaaaaatataatacacttaaatatataaaagttatttaaaacagGATAGCTAATTTTTAAAGATCATTCAATCTGCAACAGTAAGATCCCAGCTCCAATGTGAGGGCAGAACTTTCGTTTTTAAGAAATGTagactttattttaaaagaatttccaAACCGCGGTAAATTGGCAAAGCATCACAGTAACAAGCCAGGCGGAAATGTTTCTATCAACGATCGCTCGGCATTGGCTCATTGATAGGAATCTGGTGCAGAACTTCGTCCAACAGCTGTAAAGACCGATGCAGACGAACTTCAATCCAACATGGAGTCTGCTTTATAGACTGCCTCGGATAATCAGGACCCCAGCCCTTCACGAAGCTGAGACGGAGTAAACAAAGTCTGCGCAAGTCATCCACGCCGATAGTAGCTGATGGATGACTCATACTATACGCTGCACCTGCACCGCCAGCCACAGCAGCCACCTGAGCGGCGGCAGCAGCCTGAGCAGCTTGCGCTTGCTGTTTCATTTGTTCAAAACACATGCGTAAATCAAAAACTTTTATGTAAGCTTGAGGGTATATTTTGTGCACCGCATCGCCGGGTGAGCGACCAGCTTGTCTGTCTAGGTAGTAACTTGAAACGAACACACTTTGGTCGCTCAAACAGCGCACCCAAACATCACCTTCACCTCGTCTGTCAAGTTGGATACCTCGTcctacaaaaaaaagaaaaagaataaaccaCATGGAGCATAAAATACAGCAAAGTAATGGCTAGAATTAACAAACGGCTAAACGAACGGCTATCAAACGAGCTAGTGGACGCACAAACAGATAAGCGTATGAAAGAATGCACGAATCTGTCGAATAAACGATGCAAATTAACTGAGTATTAacaaatgtttcttaaaaaaggaACAAGTGAACGGAAAAACGGGTTATAAAAGAACTTGGCAATGATCCAAAAAAAACGCACAACATAAACCTAACATACCGATATGCAAAAGCGCTTTTTCGCTAGCCTCAGTTCTGTGAACATTTGAAAGCTGTCCCAAACAAAATCGATTTCCACCGTTACCAGAAGCATCCACGTAACCATCCACTATGACGCTGCTGCAACGCTGTGGAACTTTAAAGATTTCTCCCACTTGTTGATCCAATTCGTAATATGCAATCGTCGTCCAGAAATCGGGCgctaaaaatgaataaaaaaaaacaaaatgtgatAGCGCTTTTATAACCCATCTGTCAATCATGTGAATTTTGAGCATTGTGATTGGTCTAATTCCTAtaccttgaatttttttttcagatcaaACGAAAACCGACAAAGAACGCGCTCCATAAAAAAGTAACAGTTAAAAGACAAATCCTATGAAGGAAAACAGAATAATACAGAACAAACATATCCTTATAACATTAAATTTTCTTACGAGGGTGTCTCGATAGAAGTCCAGACGTAGATGACTGTGACAAGGAACGAGAATAATCAACACCGCGCTGTGTAGGCTGTTCTGGTGGATTCCCTACGAAAGAATTATAAACATTTCAACACACAAAGCTGCTTTGATATCCGCATATTTTTCGGCACTTACACCGAAAATACAAAAGGTGACATACAAAAGGTTTGTCCGCCAGTCATGCTGCTCGAATTCGGTGATTGTATTGGAAAGGTGGAAACGCCCATGCCAGAGTGTGATCGAGAGGTTTGTACTTCAGAAGTGCTCGATGTTTGAGGACTTTGCTGGCTCATAGCAGACCAACTCGGCCGACTAGTAGCTAAAAAGTGAGAAAGAGTAGAGATTTTTTTATCATTCATTTTAAACCTAAAACAACAACGCTCATAATCTGAACgttctgttttttaaaaaaacctttcatAACAGACTCAAATATACAATATATGAAGtcgtgcaaaaaaattttcaacttaCTGGAAGCAGACGATGAGGAGATTTGTTGACCTCCCGTCCCACTTTGATGATCAGCTAATTTCTCTATATCACTTGCACTTCCATGTCGGCTTATATGACCTGCGGTGTAAGATGATCAAATTGTAGTCCTTAACAAAGATGTCACGCTTTAACGCCTATAAATACTCTACAAATCCTACCTTTTAATCTTGAGGCTATTACTAACATACATACCTTAAGGGGATTAAATTTCGCGGTTgcttacaaaaaataattttgctatCTGATGGAAATCGACATTTCCATCAGATGACATAATTATCcgcaacaaaaattaaaaatgaaaaaatttgttCAGCAAAAACAAACGCAGgagtttatttttgcgaattaagGTTTTGTGTGCATTAAAATTCGCGTGACAAAAAAATGCGCAAATCGCGGAAGATTATTTCTCTTTGACAACAGAAAAAACAATCGTCAAATAATTATCAATAAAGTGCCAATTTACtcgagaaaataattttaagaactatgtaaataaatttaacaataaACAACATGTCTACATACCAGCATGAATTGGAGATGCGGCGTGGGGTGGTACTGGAGTCAATGGTGGAGCGCTCGTCGACGACTGTGAAGATCGGTTGGAACTTGGTTGGGAATTAATTGCCGGATGAGGTGGCATCCCAGGGTGAGCCTGCATCATAGTGGGAGAGTTTACATGCGATGGAGCACCAGACATGGATGAGTGACTTGGCATGCCAGACGGCCGATGCATGTACTGGCTTGCAGACGAGAAACTGTTATGTCCAGACATTGAATGATGACGGTCAGAAATATGTTCACCAGGACTGTGAACGCCGTGCCCATCCTGTTGCATCATGTGGTCACTTGGTCGACGTCCTGCATGGTCTACGTGCCCTCTTCCTTCCATATGATGGTCCCTCATAGTGGGTGCTTCTACCGAATTGATTCCACCCTGCGGCGCATGTGGAGCCACCATAGATGGACTTGCGTGTGCGCCCATACTGTGTGGTGAAGTAAGGCCTAGTAAGACATTAAATGGTAGATTTCTTTTCTATATATGCTAGTAATATATTATGCTTAAGTATCACAacggtattattattattattattattattattatttaagaatatttatacaggatgtgcacttcaatataaaaatattgctattAATATGCGTcctgtttaaaagttaaaatgtaagaataatcaattaaaattagttaaatatattatacaataaaataaaatgaaaagatcGTTGGTAAAAAgcatgacaaaaatttaaaataaaaagagacGGTTCGACGAAAACACTACGTAAAGAGATGTCACGAGCGTGGTAAGGCAAAGTAAAGCTCGTGTTTGCTGCAAGCTTTATGTACGaccttttgttttataaaatcaatttttccAACTAGAAATTATGTATATGTACCTGTTCCGTGGCCTGTCATATGACTACCATGGATCGGTGGTCGGCCTTGTAGGTTGGTACTTGCCATTTGGGAGTAACCACCACCTGTATGTGGCGACATGTCATGTTTTTCCACGTGCATAGGTACCATACTAGGTAACCCATGTCTTTCTCCGTGAACTGGTTGGTGTATTGGTCGGTCAATCTCGGGTTTTAGCTGAGGCGGAAACATGCGGTAGGGAATCTCGTTGTGTAGTGGTGGATGACCTGAACCAGACATCGACATCCCACCTAATGTGTGCAACATAATTTAGATTGCATAGAACACTGAATACAACCAAAACTGTCCAACATATAAACAAGTACAAGGCAAAAACGCGTGACTTTCAATCTGAATTTTTTGGACACTGATAAAATAATAATGGGAAAGTTTTTTATACGTGACAACTTTTTCCTGTCCATTTTACTTGTGTAAATCAAAGAGCGCAACAAAAGCTTTAATTGCCAACATGAATAAAAACCTAGCAAGAGATGCAACGACTTGTAGAAATTTcgtgttgatattttttagatTAAGTTACAATTGCGTGGTTGCAATTCAATGTCAGATTGAAGCAGAGATATAACACAAGCAAATCATTGACAGAATCTGacaaacattttaaataagTAACATACCTCTGTAGGGTGGTACGTTGAGATCACGTGGCTTGAAATCTCCATGCGTTGGACTAAGTGCACTATTAGCATCTaaataaacaataacaacaaaattataaacTCAAAAACACTTTTTAACACTAGGACTTCTTTGAATAACAGAAATCGTTACAAATAAGCATCAATTTGAATTTACTTTTACTTGACTATTGATTATGTTATTATACACAATTCTAAATGTCTACACCAAATAAATAATCTTCATGGTTGTGCAGGGCATTCAGTTTTAATTGATGTGAAAAAAGCGTCAGTGTTAAAATGACcaacaataataaatattatGGAAAACAGAGACAAAGAGAACTTGCTACATTATTTCTGAAGTAATTTACAATAGAAATGTATGtgaatatcttttttattatttttttttttattattttatttttacgttaTTGTTTGTTATTTGTATTAATTCAAGGCTGCACTTCATATTACTTAAAATGTAAATGCTTTTTTTAGTTCCAATTTGCAGCTGTGGCTCCTCTGCTATTAACGACACAAAACATAGCACATTGATTACGAAAAATAAGCCAAAACATACCAGAAGTGTGCTGTGATATTGATAATGTAGATAAgtctaagataaaaaaaaatatcacattaaaaaatttacaattttgCCAAAGTAGATTTAAAAGACATAGTCACTTTTGCAATTTTTGTGAAAGGAAGTTGTGAAGCATTTCTTAGTTTACAGTTTTTTACCATCATGCACAGAAGAAAAGTGCTTGCTGAGCTTATTTTATTTTGGTTTTGATATGCATTTAATGATTGATTGTAccccaaaagttaaaaaaaaaaacagtatttttacccttttttaaaatccaaaaattttttaacgGCAGATAAATAAAAAGACCAAATAGAAAAAATCTATGGGACAATTGTTCTGCCTGGAATATCTGGTTCCTGGCCAGAATAAATGTTTTGCATGCAGAATCACTATTCTAGCAAAATAGACGAATGTTTTCACCAAAAAACTGCACTGGCATATTTTTGCTCCCAAGTAACTCAAAATTTTAACATAACGTGTGATGATATAGTCAGGGACAATTTCTAAGCATTTAGAGTAATTAAATAGATTTTTCAGTTAGTAATGAAATCAAATGACCTTTTGCAATATGTAAAACACACATAATAATATTTCCCAGACTTGATTAAGTGTGTTCCTTATATGTTTG
This is a stretch of genomic DNA from Hydractinia symbiolongicarpus strain clone_291-10 chromosome 9, HSymV2.1, whole genome shotgun sequence. It encodes these proteins:
- the LOC130656781 gene encoding mothers against decapentaplegic homolog 4-like, with translation MAVSAPSSNDACLSIVHSLMCHRQGGESESFAKRAIESLIKKLKEKKDELEALITSITTAGAHPTKCVTIQRTLDGRLQVAGRKGFPHVIYARIWRWPDLHKNELKHAAYCQYAFDLKCENVCINPYHYERVVSPDLSTLSISQHTSDANSALSPTHGDFKPRDLNVPPYRGGMSMSGSGHPPLHNEIPYRMFPPQLKPEIDRPIHQPVHGERHGLPSMVPMHVEKHDMSPHTGGGYSQMASTNLQGRPPIHGSHMTGHGTGLTSPHSMGAHASPSMVAPHAPQGGINSVEAPTMRDHHMEGRGHVDHAGRRPSDHMMQQDGHGVHSPGEHISDRHHSMSGHNSFSSASQYMHRPSGMPSHSSMSGAPSHVNSPTMMQAHPGMPPHPAINSQPSSNRSSQSSTSAPPLTPVPPHAASPIHAGHISRHGSASDIEKLADHQSGTGGQQISSSSASTTSRPSWSAMSQQSPQTSSTSEVQTSRSHSGMGVSTFPIQSPNSSSMTGGQTFWNPPEQPTQRGVDYSRSLSQSSTSGLLSRHPPPDFWTTIAYYELDQQVGEIFKVPQRCSSVIVDGYVDASGNGGNRFCLGQLSNVHRTEASEKALLHIGRGIQLDRRGEGDVWVRCLSDQSVFVSSYYLDRQAGRSPGDAVHKIYPQAYIKVFDLRMCFEQMKQQAQAAQAAAAAQVAAVAGGAGAAYSMSHPSATIGVDDLRRLCLLRLSFVKGWGPDYPRQSIKQTPCWIEVRLHRSLQLLDEVLHQIPINEPMPSDR